The following proteins are encoded in a genomic region of Mycobacteriales bacterium:
- the ppdK gene encoding pyruvate, phosphate dikinase: MPKYVYDFAEGGRDMKDLLGGKGANLCEMTTLGLPVPPGFVITTEACTAYLETGDVPAELAAEVSEHLATLEAERGKRLGDPEDPLLVSVRSGAKFSMPGMMDTVLNIGLNDASVVGLAAQGDARFAWDSYRRLVQMFGKTVLGVDGELFEHALEQAKRAKGTTQDLDLDATDLQELVATFKTIVRDATGADFPQDPRVQMDLATRAVFDSWNGERARLYRRQERIPADLGTAVNVCTMVFGNLGMDSGTGVAFTRDPGSGAQGVYGDYLQNAQGEDVVAGIRNTVPLQDLEALDKASYDRLMGIMATLEKHYRDLCDIEFTVERGQLWMLQTRVGKRTAAAAFRIATQLVDEGVISEDEALDRVTGAQLAMLMFPAFGDHDARPVAKGMGASPGAAVGKVVFSSTDAVAWAARGEDVVLVRRETNPDDLAGMIAAQGILTSRGGKTSHAAVVARGMGKTCVCGAEELEVDTVHRTITLKDGSVVKEGDVLSIDGTTGAVFLGEVPVSQSPVVRYFETGETGDDELVVAVDRLARHADATRRLRVRANADTPEDAERARRFGAQGIGLCRTEHMFLGERRQLVEDLVLADTDDERTAALAALLPLQRSDFEGILRAMDGLPVTVRLLDPPLHEFLPDLTTLSVEAAVAEATGQPADPKRQKLLEEVRRLHEMNPMLGLRGVRLGLVIPGLFGMQVRALAEAAKTLRAEGLDPRPEVMVPLVGAVQELEHVREEAERILREVGVEAPIGTMIEVPRAALTAGQVAEAAEFFSFGTNDLTQMGWGFSRDDVEAAFFSRYLDLGVFGVSPFESLDREGVGRLVRIAVEEGRAARPDLHLGVCGEHGGDPDSIHFFHEVGLDYVSCSPFRVPVARLEAGRAALATQSSDTR; encoded by the coding sequence GTGCCCAAGTACGTCTACGACTTCGCCGAGGGCGGCCGGGACATGAAGGACCTCCTCGGCGGCAAGGGCGCGAACCTGTGCGAGATGACCACCCTCGGGCTGCCCGTTCCGCCCGGGTTCGTCATCACCACCGAGGCCTGCACCGCCTACCTCGAGACCGGTGACGTGCCCGCGGAGCTCGCCGCGGAGGTGAGCGAGCACCTCGCGACCCTCGAGGCCGAGCGCGGCAAGCGGCTCGGTGACCCCGAGGACCCGCTGCTCGTCAGCGTCCGCTCCGGCGCGAAGTTCTCGATGCCCGGGATGATGGACACCGTCCTCAACATCGGCCTCAACGACGCGAGCGTCGTCGGGCTCGCCGCCCAAGGCGACGCGCGCTTCGCCTGGGACAGCTACCGCCGGCTCGTCCAGATGTTCGGCAAGACGGTGCTCGGCGTTGACGGGGAGCTCTTCGAGCACGCCCTCGAGCAGGCCAAGCGCGCGAAGGGCACGACCCAGGACCTCGACCTCGACGCAACCGACCTGCAGGAGCTCGTCGCGACCTTCAAGACGATCGTGCGCGACGCCACCGGCGCGGACTTCCCGCAGGACCCGCGGGTGCAGATGGACCTCGCCACCCGGGCGGTCTTCGACAGCTGGAACGGCGAGCGCGCCCGGCTCTACCGCCGCCAGGAGCGCATCCCCGCCGACCTCGGCACCGCCGTCAACGTCTGCACGATGGTCTTCGGCAACCTCGGCATGGACTCCGGCACGGGTGTCGCCTTCACGCGCGACCCCGGCAGCGGCGCGCAGGGCGTCTACGGCGACTACCTGCAGAACGCCCAGGGCGAGGACGTCGTCGCCGGCATCCGCAACACCGTCCCGCTGCAGGACCTCGAGGCCCTCGACAAGGCCTCCTACGACCGGCTCATGGGCATCATGGCCACCCTCGAGAAGCACTACCGCGACCTGTGCGACATCGAGTTCACCGTCGAGCGCGGGCAGCTGTGGATGCTGCAGACCCGGGTCGGCAAGCGCACCGCCGCGGCGGCCTTCCGGATCGCGACGCAGCTCGTCGACGAGGGCGTGATCAGCGAGGACGAGGCGCTCGACCGGGTCACCGGCGCGCAGCTGGCGATGCTGATGTTCCCGGCCTTCGGCGACCACGACGCGCGACCGGTCGCGAAGGGCATGGGCGCGAGCCCGGGGGCGGCCGTCGGCAAGGTCGTCTTCTCCAGCACCGACGCCGTGGCGTGGGCCGCGCGTGGCGAGGACGTCGTGCTCGTGCGACGCGAGACCAACCCCGACGACCTCGCCGGGATGATCGCCGCCCAGGGCATCCTCACCAGCCGGGGCGGCAAGACCAGCCACGCCGCCGTCGTCGCCCGCGGCATGGGCAAGACCTGCGTCTGCGGCGCGGAGGAGCTCGAGGTCGACACCGTCCACCGCACGATCACGCTGAAGGACGGCAGCGTGGTCAAGGAGGGCGACGTCCTCTCGATCGACGGTACGACGGGAGCGGTCTTCCTCGGTGAGGTCCCCGTCAGCCAGAGCCCGGTGGTTCGCTACTTCGAGACCGGCGAGACCGGTGACGACGAGCTCGTCGTGGCCGTCGACCGGCTGGCCCGTCACGCCGACGCGACCCGCCGGCTGCGGGTCCGCGCCAACGCCGACACCCCCGAGGACGCCGAGCGGGCCCGGCGCTTCGGTGCGCAGGGGATCGGGCTGTGCCGCACCGAGCACATGTTCCTCGGCGAGCGCCGCCAGCTCGTCGAGGACCTCGTCCTCGCCGACACCGACGACGAGCGCACCGCCGCGCTGGCCGCCCTGCTGCCTCTCCAGCGCAGCGACTTCGAGGGCATCCTGCGCGCCATGGACGGCCTGCCCGTCACGGTGCGCCTGCTCGACCCGCCGCTGCACGAGTTCCTGCCAGACCTCACCACGCTGTCGGTCGAGGCCGCCGTCGCGGAGGCCACCGGGCAGCCCGCTGACCCCAAGCGCCAGAAGCTGCTCGAGGAGGTCCGTCGGCTGCACGAGATGAACCCGATGCTGGGCCTGCGGGGGGTCCGGCTCGGCCTGGTCATCCCGGGGCTGTTCGGGATGCAGGTGCGCGCGCTCGCGGAGGCGGCGAAGACGCTGCGGGCCGAGGGCCTCGACCCGCGGCCGGAGGTGATGGTGCCGCTCGTCGGCGCCGTCCAGGAGCTCGAGCACGTCCGTGAGGAGGCCGAGCGGATCCTGCGCGAGGTGGGTGTCGAGGCACCGATCGGCACGATGATCGAGGTGCCGCGCGCGGCGCTCACCGCTGGTCAGGTGGCCGAGGCGGCGGAGTTCTTCTCCTTCGGCACCAACGACCTCACCCAGATGGGGTGGGGCTTCTCGCGCGACGACGTGGAAGCCGCGTTCTTCAGCCGCTACCTCGACCTCGGCGTCTTCGGCGTGAGCCCGTTCGAGTCGCTCGACAGGGAGGGCGTCGGTCGGCTGGTCCGCATCGCCGTCGAGGAGGGCCGCGCGGCCCGGCCCGACCTGCACCTCGGCGTCTGCGGCGAGCACGGCGGCGACCCCGACAGCATCCACTTCTTCCACGAGGTCGGACTCGACTACGTCAGCTGCTCGCCCTTCCGGGTCCCCGTGGCCCGGCTGGAGGCCGGGCGCGCGGCGCTCGCCACGCAGAGCAGCGACACCCGCTAG
- a CDS encoding YdcF family protein has protein sequence MLLLFSKTFRRLVGLVLLTVVVVLGGTAARVWWVARQDSRPVSDAIVVLGASQFDGRPSAVFQARLDHAKDLYDAGVAPVVVTVGGGAPGDRFTEGAAGASYLSGKGVTTVAVGEGRDTLQSLQALDRLYADRGWRTAVLVTDPWHSLRARRMATDLDIDAVTSPTRSGPAVRTRGTELRYIVRETAAYLYYRVFHRSSDAGPDAV, from the coding sequence GTGCTGCTGCTGTTCAGCAAGACCTTCCGCCGGCTCGTCGGCCTCGTCCTGCTCACCGTCGTCGTGGTGCTCGGAGGGACCGCCGCCCGGGTGTGGTGGGTCGCGCGGCAGGACTCCCGCCCGGTGAGCGACGCGATCGTCGTGCTCGGCGCGTCGCAGTTCGACGGCCGCCCGAGCGCGGTCTTCCAGGCGCGGCTCGACCACGCCAAGGACCTCTACGACGCAGGCGTCGCGCCCGTCGTCGTGACCGTCGGGGGCGGGGCGCCCGGCGACCGCTTCACCGAGGGGGCGGCGGGAGCGTCGTACCTCTCGGGCAAGGGCGTCACGACGGTCGCGGTGGGCGAGGGGCGCGACACGCTGCAGAGCCTGCAGGCCCTCGACCGCCTCTACGCCGACCGCGGGTGGCGCACCGCCGTGCTCGTCACCGACCCGTGGCACTCGCTGCGCGCCCGCCGGATGGCGACCGACCTCGACATCGACGCCGTGACGTCACCGACCCGCAGCGGCCCGGCCGTGCGGACCCGCGGCACCGAGCTGCGCTACATCGTCCGCGAGACCGCGGCCTACCTCTACTACCGGGTGTTCCACCGCAGCAGCGACGCCGGCCCCGACGCGGTCTGA
- a CDS encoding sortase: MPVVAGLLALDLAVAGGLVLLRTAVPAAVADPGPGVPLTAALGALRAGAPPTVTTPRVRVPALEVDAPVIGLATRDGVLDVPRTASDVGLWSAGPVPGDPGAAVLVGHVDLDGVPGVFARLGDLRPGTRIVVRRPDGRDATFLVDRVQQHAKTAFPTDEVYAPTERPSLRLVTCGGAFDRRTGHYRDNVVAFAVLA, translated from the coding sequence GTGCCCGTGGTCGCGGGCCTGCTGGCGCTGGACCTCGCGGTCGCCGGCGGGCTCGTCCTGCTGCGCACCGCTGTCCCGGCCGCCGTGGCCGACCCCGGCCCTGGCGTGCCGCTGACGGCCGCACTGGGCGCGCTGCGTGCCGGTGCGCCCCCGACCGTCACCACCCCCCGCGTCCGGGTCCCCGCCCTCGAGGTCGACGCCCCGGTCATCGGCCTCGCGACCCGCGACGGCGTCCTCGACGTCCCGCGCACCGCCTCCGACGTCGGGCTGTGGTCGGCCGGGCCGGTCCCGGGTGACCCGGGAGCCGCCGTGCTCGTCGGCCACGTCGACCTCGACGGGGTGCCCGGTGTCTTCGCCCGGCTCGGCGACCTGCGACCCGGGACGAGGATCGTCGTACGACGTCCTGATGGCCGTGACGCGACGTTCCTCGTCGACCGCGTCCAGCAGCACGCGAAGACCGCGTTCCCGACCGACGAGGTCTACGCGCCGACCGAGCGGCCGTCGCTGCGCCTGGTCACGTGCGGCGGCGCCTTCGACCGGCGCACCGGGCACTACCGCGACAACGTGGTGGCCTTCGCCGTCCTGGCCTGA
- a CDS encoding peroxiredoxin, giving the protein MAPALGSPAPDIALDGWYDGEVRRFVLSEQRGHPVVLAFYPGDSTPGCTKQLCSYSDDWDLLTSTGAVLWGISVQDVESKKRFAGKRGLKMPLLADVDREAHKAYAVDRGLVTKRSVFVVDSEGLLRWSHVSTLGLTHQSTATLTSVLADLQPV; this is encoded by the coding sequence ATGGCCCCTGCCCTTGGCTCCCCCGCCCCTGACATCGCCCTCGACGGCTGGTACGACGGCGAGGTCCGCCGCTTCGTCCTGTCGGAGCAGCGCGGCCACCCGGTGGTCCTCGCCTTCTACCCGGGCGACTCGACGCCGGGGTGCACCAAGCAGCTGTGCTCCTACTCCGACGACTGGGACCTGCTGACCTCCACCGGCGCGGTCCTGTGGGGCATCTCGGTGCAGGACGTCGAGAGCAAGAAGCGCTTCGCGGGTAAGCGCGGTCTGAAGATGCCGCTGCTCGCCGACGTCGACCGCGAGGCCCACAAGGCGTACGCCGTGGACCGCGGCCTGGTCACCAAGCGGTCGGTGTTCGTGGTCGACAGCGAGGGCCTGCTGCGCTGGAGCCACGTCTCGACGCTCGGGCTCACTCACCAGAGCACCGCGACGCTCACCTCCGTGCTGGCGGACCTGCAGCCCGTCTGA
- a CDS encoding lysylphosphatidylglycerol synthase domain-containing protein has translation MPPVEPLGLLQSLLGCTALVTCSALALSASRVRSMAPRVAVAGALASAAANVVTPAGLGGSVLAARLHARTGLSGEEALAAVGLRALASGVAATLVGAVAALSLGDSPALPGSQVTLLVGLVLAVLATLALRCPHRRGRMETAVRRTGAAALAVLRAPRRAALLLAAAVGVTGAQLVVLDGAVDAVGGALSTGSLLIALVGSAAARAAVPSPGGIGPVEAALVAGLTALGLPAGAALLAVGLHRVIALGLPVLAGVLSLAHLRRRHLL, from the coding sequence ATGCCACCGGTCGAGCCGCTCGGACTCCTGCAGTCGCTCCTCGGGTGCACCGCCCTGGTGACCTGCTCCGCGCTGGCGCTGTCGGCCTCGCGGGTGCGCTCGATGGCGCCGCGGGTCGCGGTCGCCGGCGCTCTCGCCTCGGCCGCCGCCAACGTCGTCACGCCCGCCGGCCTCGGGGGTTCGGTGCTGGCTGCCCGCCTCCACGCCCGGACCGGCCTGTCCGGTGAGGAGGCGCTCGCCGCCGTCGGGCTGCGGGCGCTCGCGAGCGGGGTCGCCGCCACCCTCGTCGGCGCTGTCGCCGCGCTCTCGCTCGGCGACAGCCCGGCGCTGCCCGGCTCGCAGGTCACCCTGCTCGTCGGGCTCGTGCTCGCGGTCCTCGCGACGCTGGCGCTGCGCTGCCCGCACCGCCGCGGTCGGATGGAGACGGCCGTACGCCGGACCGGTGCGGCCGCCCTCGCCGTCCTGCGCGCCCCTCGCCGCGCCGCCCTCCTGCTCGCCGCCGCCGTCGGCGTGACCGGCGCCCAGCTGGTCGTGCTCGACGGCGCGGTCGACGCGGTAGGTGGGGCGCTCTCGACGGGTTCGCTGCTGATCGCCCTCGTCGGCTCGGCCGCGGCCCGCGCTGCCGTGCCGTCGCCGGGCGGCATCGGCCCGGTCGAGGCCGCCCTGGTCGCCGGCCTCACCGCGCTCGGCCTGCCCGCGGGAGCCGCGCTCCTCGCGGTCGGCCTGCACCGCGTCATCGCCCTCGGCCTGCCGGTGCTGGCCGGCGTCCTGTCCCTAGCGCACCTGCGCCGCCGCCACCTGCTGTGA
- a CDS encoding peptidoglycan-binding protein — translation MTDTPMGLTDAELAAEGATALPTKEVMSLLDLNADLDLGLDVAAPIDLAVAANANIAAPIDAAASANLLSVGSTAQSLTDQQVLIDQGISGEAIANAPQTSTLDQSNDTVEAPAPVAESPTVVGDALSGDLLDINVDLALDADVAAPIAGAVAANANVAAPIDAAVSANVGSIASEATAVSQQTAVITQDLDDVTAEATADQDSTIVQ, via the coding sequence ATGACGGACACCCCGATGGGCCTGACGGACGCCGAGCTCGCCGCCGAGGGCGCGACGGCCCTGCCCACCAAGGAGGTCATGTCGCTACTCGACCTCAACGCCGACCTCGACCTCGGCCTCGACGTGGCCGCGCCGATCGACCTCGCCGTCGCGGCCAACGCCAACATCGCCGCGCCCATCGACGCCGCCGCGTCGGCCAACCTGCTCTCGGTCGGCTCGACCGCGCAGTCGCTCACCGACCAGCAGGTCCTCATCGACCAGGGGATCTCCGGTGAGGCGATCGCCAACGCCCCGCAGACCTCCACGCTCGACCAGAGCAACGACACCGTCGAGGCGCCCGCCCCGGTCGCCGAGTCGCCGACCGTCGTCGGCGACGCCCTGTCCGGCGACCTGCTCGACATCAACGTCGACCTCGCGCTCGACGCCGACGTGGCCGCCCCGATCGCCGGGGCGGTCGCCGCCAACGCCAACGTCGCGGCGCCGATCGACGCCGCGGTCAGCGCCAACGTCGGCTCGATCGCGTCGGAGGCCACCGCTGTGTCTCAGCAGACCGCGGTCATCACGCAGGACCTCGACGACGTCACGGCGGAGGCCACCGCCGACCAGGACTCGACGATCGTCCAGTAG
- a CDS encoding glycine--tRNA ligase: protein MDTIVSLCKRRGLVFPSSDIYGGLRASWDYGPLGVELKNNVKRQWWKAVVQGRDDVVGLDSCVILAREVWETSGHVTAFVDPLVECTSCHKRYRQDHLEEGAGKPLAELACPHCGNRGTWTEPKMFNGLLKTSLGPVEDESGLAYLRPETAQGIFINYLNVQQSARKKPPFGIGQIGKSFRNEITPGNFIFRTREFEQMEMEFFVPPGEDETWHEYWLEQRMSWYTDLGISPERLRFFEHPAEKLSHYSKRTVDIEYKFDFTGTEWGELEGIANRTDYDLTVHSKASGADLSYFDQETGERYTPFVIEPAAGVDRCTLTFLLDAYAEDEAPNAKGGVDKRVVLRLDRRLAPVKAAVLPLSRNADLSPVARDLAATLRRSWNVDFDDAGAIGRRYRRQDEIGTPFCITVDFDTLEDQAVTVRERDSMAQERVSLDQLPRYLHDQFGPL, encoded by the coding sequence ATGGACACGATCGTCAGCCTCTGCAAGCGACGCGGCCTGGTCTTCCCGAGCAGCGACATCTACGGCGGGCTGCGGGCGTCCTGGGACTACGGCCCGCTCGGCGTCGAGCTGAAGAACAACGTGAAGCGGCAGTGGTGGAAGGCCGTCGTGCAGGGGCGCGACGACGTCGTCGGCCTGGACTCCTGCGTCATCCTCGCCCGCGAGGTCTGGGAGACCAGCGGTCACGTCACCGCCTTCGTCGACCCGCTCGTCGAGTGCACCTCGTGCCACAAGCGCTACCGGCAGGACCACCTCGAGGAGGGCGCCGGCAAGCCCCTCGCTGAGCTCGCCTGCCCGCACTGCGGCAACCGCGGCACGTGGACCGAGCCGAAGATGTTCAACGGCCTGCTGAAGACCTCGCTCGGACCGGTGGAGGACGAGAGCGGCCTGGCCTACCTGCGCCCCGAGACCGCGCAGGGCATCTTCATCAACTACCTCAACGTGCAGCAGAGCGCGCGCAAGAAGCCGCCGTTCGGCATCGGCCAGATCGGCAAGAGCTTCCGCAACGAGATCACCCCCGGCAACTTCATCTTCCGGACCCGCGAGTTCGAGCAGATGGAGATGGAGTTCTTCGTCCCGCCGGGCGAGGACGAGACCTGGCACGAGTACTGGCTCGAGCAGCGGATGAGCTGGTACACCGACCTCGGCATCTCGCCGGAGCGGCTGCGCTTCTTCGAGCACCCCGCGGAGAAGCTGTCGCACTACTCCAAGCGCACCGTCGACATCGAGTACAAGTTCGACTTCACGGGCACCGAGTGGGGCGAGCTCGAGGGCATCGCCAACCGCACCGACTACGACCTCACCGTGCACTCCAAGGCCAGTGGTGCCGACTTGTCCTACTTCGACCAGGAGACCGGCGAGCGCTACACGCCCTTCGTCATCGAGCCGGCCGCGGGTGTCGACCGCTGCACCCTGACCTTCCTGCTGGACGCCTACGCCGAGGACGAGGCCCCCAACGCCAAGGGCGGCGTCGACAAGCGCGTCGTGCTGCGGCTGGACCGCCGGCTCGCGCCGGTCAAGGCCGCGGTGCTCCCGCTCTCGCGCAACGCCGACCTGTCGCCGGTGGCCCGCGACCTCGCCGCGACCCTGCGGCGGTCGTGGAACGTCGACTTCGACGACGCCGGCGCGATCGGCCGCCGCTACCGCCGGCAGGACGAGATCGGGACGCCGTTCTGCATCACGGTCGACTTCGACACCCTCGAGGACCAGGCCGTCACCGTGCGCGAGCGCGACTCGATGGCTCAGGAACGGGTATCACTGGACCAGCTGCCGCGCTACCTGCACGACCAGTTCGGCCCGCTGTAG
- a CDS encoding deoxyguanosinetriphosphate triphosphohydrolase, whose product MYDDSALARWVDEPDSRPGRTAFQRDRARVLHSGALRRLAGKTQVVEPAGAQAMVPRTRLTHSLECAQVGRELGAALGCDPDLVDAACLAHDLGHPPFGHNGETALDEAARPAGGFEGNAQSLRLLTRLEVKVEGAGLNLTRATLDAATKYPWPRQEGRRKFGVYDDDRAVFDWVRAGRTDTRRPIESHVMDWADDVAYSVHDLEDGVVAGHVDLAQLCAGEWREVAVLAAEVFSDESAADLEEVFGRLVAEPWWPRSHDGTARDQAVMKNATSTLIGRFCSAAEMATREVHGDGPLSRYAAELVVPREERMQCALLKAVAARYVMGRPGAVALQAREREVVSELVARVVETAPDGLAPAYAEEWAEAADDAARLRVVVDQVAGLTDAAALLLHSQLGTPAGTGSAH is encoded by the coding sequence GTGTACGACGACAGCGCGCTCGCCCGCTGGGTCGACGAGCCCGACTCGCGCCCCGGCCGCACCGCGTTCCAGCGCGACCGCGCACGCGTCCTGCACAGCGGGGCGCTGCGCCGCCTCGCCGGCAAGACCCAGGTCGTCGAGCCGGCGGGCGCGCAGGCGATGGTGCCGCGCACCAGGCTCACCCACTCGCTGGAGTGCGCGCAGGTCGGTCGCGAGCTCGGCGCGGCCCTCGGCTGCGACCCCGACCTCGTCGACGCGGCCTGCCTCGCCCACGACCTCGGCCACCCGCCCTTCGGCCACAACGGCGAGACCGCGCTCGACGAGGCCGCCCGGCCCGCCGGCGGCTTCGAGGGCAACGCCCAGTCGCTGCGGCTGCTGACCCGCCTCGAGGTCAAGGTCGAGGGCGCCGGCCTCAACCTCACCCGCGCGACGCTCGACGCGGCGACGAAGTACCCCTGGCCCAGGCAGGAGGGCCGACGCAAGTTCGGGGTGTACGACGACGACCGCGCGGTCTTCGACTGGGTGCGCGCCGGCCGCACCGACACCCGCCGCCCGATCGAGTCGCACGTCATGGACTGGGCCGACGACGTCGCCTACTCCGTGCACGACCTCGAGGACGGCGTCGTCGCCGGTCACGTCGACCTCGCGCAGCTGTGCGCGGGGGAGTGGCGCGAGGTCGCGGTCCTCGCCGCCGAGGTCTTCTCCGACGAGAGCGCCGCCGACCTCGAGGAGGTCTTCGGGCGGCTCGTCGCCGAGCCCTGGTGGCCGCGCTCCCACGACGGGACCGCCCGCGACCAGGCCGTGATGAAGAACGCCACCAGCACGCTGATCGGCCGCTTCTGCAGCGCGGCCGAGATGGCGACCCGCGAGGTCCACGGCGACGGCCCGCTGTCGCGCTACGCCGCCGAGCTCGTCGTGCCGCGCGAGGAGCGGATGCAGTGCGCGCTGCTCAAGGCGGTGGCGGCGCGCTACGTCATGGGCCGCCCGGGTGCGGTCGCCCTGCAGGCCCGTGAGCGCGAGGTCGTCTCCGAGCTGGTCGCCCGGGTCGTCGAGACGGCGCCCGACGGCCTTGCCCCGGCGTACGCCGAGGAGTGGGCTGAGGCGGCCGACGACGCCGCCCGGCTGCGGGTGGTCGTCGACCAGGTCGCGGGCCTCACCGACGCCGCCGCGCTGCTCCTGCACAGCCAGCTCGGGACCCCCGCGGGGACCGGCTCAGCGCACTAG
- a CDS encoding antibiotic biosynthesis monooxygenase translates to MLVVSRFVVPQDDAGPFLERARAALAAFSARPGYVRGRVGRAADDPTAWVLSTEWEGVGAYRRSLGAYDVKVDAAPLLAQAVDEPSAFEVLVADDSASVETVQPSRRAVDATQVSLGEASGPAVSDL, encoded by the coding sequence GTGCTCGTCGTCTCCCGCTTCGTGGTCCCTCAGGACGACGCCGGTCCCTTCCTCGAGCGGGCCCGCGCGGCCCTCGCGGCCTTCTCCGCGCGGCCGGGTTACGTCCGCGGTCGGGTCGGTCGCGCCGCCGACGACCCCACAGCGTGGGTGCTCTCGACCGAGTGGGAGGGCGTCGGGGCCTACCGCCGCAGCCTCGGGGCCTACGACGTGAAGGTCGACGCCGCGCCGCTGCTGGCGCAGGCCGTCGACGAGCCGAGCGCCTTCGAGGTGCTCGTCGCCGACGACAGTGCCTCCGTCGAGACGGTCCAGCCGAGCCGGCGCGCGGTGGACGCCACCCAGGTCTCGCTCGGCGAGGCCTCCGGGCCCGCGGTCAGCGACCTGTGA
- the rsgA gene encoding ribosome small subunit-dependent GTPase A: MLSDTSDTSTSTSTTTRARVARVDRSAYDVLVPGDPAIRRVPALASTGVTVGDWLVLDADDHPIGLEPRTSLISRGTASGTSHSQLLAANVDVVLLCAGLTSPPPLRRLERLLALAWESGATPVVVLTKADACADPDAAVRAVEPYAPGLGVLAVSAATGDLGALRRLDTAGTTMVLLGASGAGKSTLVNALAGAEVMATQEIREVDGKGRHTTTHRELVVLPSGAVVIDTPGLRGVALHGDAEQGLARAFSDVEDLASGCRFADCSHVSEPGCAVTASIDTGDLPADRLESWRRLQRELAYQARRTDTRLQAAEKAKWRAICREQRQRGGRP, translated from the coding sequence GTGCTCAGCGACACGAGCGACACCAGCACCAGCACGAGTACGACGACCCGGGCCCGCGTCGCGCGGGTCGACCGCAGCGCCTACGACGTCCTCGTCCCGGGAGACCCCGCGATCCGGCGTGTCCCGGCGCTGGCCAGCACCGGCGTCACCGTCGGGGACTGGCTCGTCCTCGACGCCGACGACCACCCCATCGGCCTCGAGCCGCGCACCAGCCTGATCAGCCGCGGCACCGCCAGCGGCACCAGCCACAGCCAGCTGCTCGCCGCCAACGTCGACGTCGTGCTGCTGTGCGCCGGGCTCACCTCACCGCCACCGCTGCGCCGGCTCGAGCGGCTGCTCGCGCTGGCCTGGGAGAGCGGCGCGACCCCGGTCGTCGTGCTCACCAAGGCCGACGCCTGCGCCGACCCCGACGCCGCGGTCCGGGCCGTCGAGCCCTACGCCCCCGGGCTCGGGGTGCTCGCCGTCAGCGCCGCCACCGGCGACCTCGGTGCGCTGCGGCGCCTCGACACCGCCGGGACCACGATGGTCCTGCTCGGTGCCTCGGGCGCCGGCAAGTCCACCCTCGTCAACGCCCTCGCCGGCGCGGAGGTCATGGCCACCCAGGAGATCCGCGAGGTCGACGGCAAGGGCCGGCACACCACCACGCACCGCGAGCTCGTCGTGCTCCCCAGCGGGGCCGTCGTCATCGACACGCCGGGACTGCGCGGGGTCGCCCTGCACGGCGACGCCGAGCAGGGTCTGGCGCGCGCCTTCTCCGACGTCGAGGACCTCGCGAGCGGCTGCCGCTTCGCCGACTGCAGCCACGTGAGCGAGCCGGGCTGCGCGGTCACGGCGAGCATCGACACCGGCGACCTGCCCGCCGACCGGCTCGAGTCCTGGCGCCGGCTGCAGCGCGAGCTGGCCTACCAGGCGCGCCGCACCGACACCCGACTGCAGGCCGCGGAGAAGGCGAAGTGGCGGGCCATCTGCCGGGAGCAGCGCCAGCGCGGCGGTCGCCCCTAG